ACGGAAACAGAGGTTGCGACGGGAACAGTAACGAATCTAAAAAAAGTACCATTGGGGAATGTTGTTGAAGGTGAAGTTGTTCCTTTAGCAGAGATTAATGATCAAGCATTTTCTACTGGTGCATTAGGTAAAGGATTGGGGATCATTCCTGCAAATAATCAAATCGTAGCGCCGATCGATGGTGAGATTTCTGCTGTATTCCCAACAAAACACGCTATTGGACTTAAAACGCAAGAAGGAATAGAAGTCTTGATTCATATTGGGATCGATACTGTTGAGCTTGATGGTCAATATTTTGATACAATTGTGAAACAAGGTGACATTGTTAAGGCGGGACAATTATTAGCGACAGTTGATTTTTCTGGGATCAAAGATGCTGGTTATGATCCAACAGTTATTGTAGTGGTCACAAATACAGTAGAGTATTTAGATGTGATACCGACGGTTCAAGAGAATATGTTGGATGACGGAGCTTGTTTAACAGTTATTTTATAGATTTAATGAAGATGGGAAGTTTTTGAATGACGAAAAATGAATTTTTATGGGGCGGCAGTATCGCTGCTCATCAATGTGAAGGTGCTTGGGATCAGGACGGCAAGGGAATAGGGATCATGGATTTAGTTACCCAAGGGACTTATGAGAAACCACGTGAAATTTGTAAAACAATTGATCCAGACAAATTATATCCTTCGCATGAAGGGATCGATTTTTACCACAGATATAAAGAAGATATTGCACTACTTGCTGAAATGGGTTTTAAAGCACTGCGAATTTCGATCGATTGGTCAAGAATCTATCCTAAAGGGGATGAAGCAGAACCAAATCAATTAGGGATTCAGTTTTATCAAAATGTTGTGGATGAATTATTGAAGCATGATATTGAACCGATTGTGACATTGTATCATTTTGAAATGCCAGTTCATTTAGTGAGAGAATACGGCTCCTGGGTCAATCCTAAAGTGGTCGAGTTCTATTTGAACTATTGCCAAACGATGTTTGAGGCATTGAAAGGCAAAGTGCGTTATTGGGTAACTTTCAACGAGATGAATCACATTGATCCTCAGACTGAAGCTTCTGACATCTTTACCTATATTATTGCTGGTTTGAAGTATACTGAGATGGAAAATAAAAAACAAACGCTGGCGACGATCAGTTATAATATGACATTAGCGAGTGTGAAAGCAGTTAAAATCGCTCGTACGATCGATCCTGAAAATCAGGTAGGTTGTGTTTTTGGTCTAACTCCTGCTTATCCGTTGAATTGTGATCCGCAAAATGTGATGAATTCGTTTAAAGAAACAGATCGAGAGTTTTATCAAATTGATGCGATGTGCATGGGAAAATTTCCAGAGTATAAATTGAAGGAATATCAAGTCCAAGGAATTGAACTGATCGTTTCAGAAGAAGATGCATCAGCATTTGCTGAAGGCAAGCTTGATTTTATTGGACTGAATTATTACTCATCAAGTGTTGCACATTATGAAGGTGATGATGAAAACGAAGAAACCTTATTTGGTGGAACTCAAAATCCTTATTTACAGCAAAGTAAATGGGGATGGGCGATTGATCCGACAGGGTTGCGTTACTTATTGAATTATATTTATCGCCGCTACGGCTTACCAATCATCATTACTGAAAATGGCTTGGGGGCAGTGGATCAACTTGAAGCGGATGGGACGATCCAAGATGATTATCGAATCGAATATGTCCAAAAGCATTTAGAACAAATGGAAAAAGCGATCGTAGAAGACTATGTTGACTGTTTCGGTTATTTAATGTGGGGACCGATCGATCTAGTTAGTGCCACTACTGGAGAAATGAAGAAGCGCTACGGGTTTATCTACGTTGATAAAAATGATGACCAGACGGGTAGTTTGGCAAGAATAAAGAAAAAATCATTTACTTGGTATCAAGAATTGATTAAAGCTAAATCGACATTTTAGGATAAAGAATAAAAATAGACACTTTCACTGATTCAATCAGTAAAAGTGTCTATTTTTATCCAGTTGTATGTCGGTAGTATTTGTTTTTTTGTAAAAAATAAAATGGAAAGATAGTTAAGAATACGGTACCATAAAAATGACGACACATAAAAATTGGAAAGTATTAAAATTGCGTATTTATAAAATAGGGAGAGTGATAGAAAAAAATAGTTGGTATAAGCGAGTCTATAAAGTTATTGATATAGTTGTAAAAAAGATGGAATATACTCTAAACAAGGGGAGTAATTTAATTATCTGCTAAAGAATAGAAAAGACATGAAAAAGGGAAAGAATAATAAATTAAAGTAGGTGAGATTTTTAAAGTAAAAATTTCTTGTTCTTTGTAGGAACAAGAAATGGAAATTAAAATTTGATGAATAAAAAATGTTGGTTTTAGAAACAGCTTTATTCATTCAACACCTAGTATTGTACTATTTAAGTATAGATACTGTCAATAGGTATTGCTGTAATTGGTTTTATAAAAATAGTCTTGATCTTTTATGTTATTAAAAAAACGTTCATAATGTTATTCTGCGACTCATATAGAATAATGAAAATATGCATCTATTTGCATTTTGACGACTTATGAATGAAAAATTCTCCCCTGAAAAATTGGGAATGTGTATAGATAGCTTTAAGAATACCGCTAAATTAAGGTTTAGTTAATGTTTTTCAAAGCCGTCAAATGCGCCGTCACGAATTGGAAAATGAAAGAGGGATTTTAGAATGGCTAAAAGAGGGGAAAATATATATAAAAGAAAAGATGGACGCTGGGAAGGAAGATATATTAAAGAAAGAAAGGTCGATGGGAAAATCCGCTATGGATATATTTATTCTAGAAAATATGTAGATGTTAAAAAAAAGTTAATGCTCATAAAAGCTGAAACTTTAAAGTCTGATATCTTGCAAATCACATATGATGGTACATTAGGTGATTGGCTGAAGTTTTGGCTAGAAACTATTGTAAAGCCTAGGGTTAAACTAAGTACGTACAATGGCTATAAGAGCAAAGTACAATTACACATCTTACCCAAGTTAGGAACAATTCTTCTGCGAGAGTTGCTACCTGCTGATATTGATCAATGGTTATTACAACTAAATACACAACTTTCTTCGAGTTCTGTGCATGCTGTCCACAGAGTATTGAAAAATGCTCTAACTCAAGCTCTGAAACAGGAAATAATAAGTAAAAATCCAACACTCATGATTGAGTTGCCTAAGTTAGAAAAGCAAAGAGTCAAGGCTTTTTCAAAGCAACAACAGAAAATGATCAAAGCGGCAATAGTAAAAGAAGAAAGATACCTACCTATCCTTATTGCGCTAGAAACAGGAATGCGTATTGGTGAAATCAGTGCACTACAATGGACGGATATTAATTTTTCTGAAAAGACGATCCATATTCAACGAACGTTGCAACGTTTGCAAATTGGTGTAGGAAAAACGGCTTTAGTTGAAGGAACACCAAAAACTTTTCAATCAGAAAGGATTTTACCACTATCAAACCAACTGAAAGAATACTTAATAGAAGTGAAAAAGACATCACATAGTCCATATGTTGTTGGCATAAAAGATTCATGTACTGAACCAAGGACGATTACTTATCGCTTCAAAAAGTTACAAGAGGAACTTCAAATTACTCCTTTGCCATTCCATTCCTTGCGTCATACTTTTGCTACCCGGTGTTTGGAACTAGGAGTAAACATTGCTACGATAAGTTCAATACTTGGACATACCTCTACAAAAATGACTTTGGATGTCTATACGAGCTCATTTATGCAAGATGAGCGTAAAGCTATGGAAAAAATAGCAGCAATTTAATGAATAATAAATGTTGAGGACACCTCTAATCCAGGTACATTCTCAACATTTTTTTGTTCTAAGCGTTATTTTATACCCGTCAACTAAGCCGTCATGGATTGAATAAAGCACAAAGAGCAAGCTAAAAAAACTTCTTTCTTGTTCCTACAAAAAAGAAGAAATGAAAAACGAACTGGATACGTCCTGATCTATTTATGTTCTGTACTTTATTATATGGATTTTTTTGGTCGTGTCCATTATTTTACTTTGAGTGGATACTAATTGATTTTGGTATTTAAAAAAATATTTTGGAGGTATTGGTTAATGAAGAGCAACAAGAATTTCAGAAAAGACGATTTAAGTCCTGAAAGCAACACAAAAAAAATCTACAAGATGTACAAGAGAAAAAAACAATGGGTAGTAGCACCGGTTGTATTAGGATTATTACTTAATGCATTGAGTCCAGCTGCAGCTTTAGCTGTAACTGATTCAGAGCAGACGGATGCTGTGACAGCACAAGCAAGAGCTGTGGATAATGAGCTTTTAGAATTAATTGAACAGGCAACTACAAATATCAATGCATTAGTTTCACTAACTTCAGAAGCAAAAGCAACGTATGTAGCAGCAGTGCAGGAATCAGATACGAAAGAAAAAGTTGAAGAACAGTTATTGAACGCATATAAAGAAGATGTTGCAGAAGCTTTAAAAGCTGTAGACACTTTTTATGTTAGTAAAATTGATGGTCTAACTTCATTATCGACAGACCAAAAAGAAGCTGCCAAAAATGCTATTAGTGCAGCGTTAGCATTTGACTCATTAAAAAATGCTTTCAATGCAATGAGTGATTCAACAACATACAGTACTTTTAAAGCAGCATTTGATAAACAACTAGCTAAAAACAAAGAAGCTGCTGATATTTTGGTAAAAGAGAATGTCGAACTAGATGCTGCACTTGCAGATCTTCCAAAATATAAAGCAGAGCAAAAAGCTGTGATCAATGGCTTGAGTCAATTCCAAGAAATTGAAAAGCAAAATCTTTATATAGAAATTGACAAAGCCGCAGATAAAAGTGCGATTGATGGGATTATAACTGATGCAAAAGCTGAAAATAAAACAAGATTAGCAACTGCGGTGGCAGCTAAGGTGGCTGAATTGAAAGTTGAAACAGCTAAACTAGCTGAGTTGAATTCATCAAAACAAACTGAACTTAATGCAAAAATCGATGAAGTAGCAGGATCCAATGACGATGCTGCATTAGCTAAATTAAATACTTTAGCGGGCGAGATTGAACAAGCGATTGCAGAAGCAACGGCGAATGATGAATTAGCTAAATTGAATGCAGCAAAATCTGAACTTAAAGCTAAAATTGCAAATGATAAAGCGGAAAACCAACAGATTACAGATGCCGATGTAAGTGCATTTAATAGTAGAGTGAATTCAGCAAAAACACTTGAAGCTGTTGCGGTGGTAAAAGCAGATTGGCTATCATTTGTGGCTGCAGCTACTATTAAAGGAAAAGAGCTTGATGAGGCTAAAAGTGGGGCAACTACATTGATCGGAGGTCTGCCAACGATCGATGCAACCTTAAAAGCAAATTATTTAAAAGATGTCGAGTTGGCTCAAACATCGGAAGAAGTTGCTGCTATTGTTACATCAGCACAAGCCGAGGAACGTAAAGCTGTTGAAAAAAATGCAGCTGAATTAAAAGCGATCAAAGATCAAGCAATCAAAGAAATTAACGCACTTACTAATTTATCAAAAGTTGAAAAGAAAGCAAAAACGGATGCAGTAGAAGCAACAAATGATAAAAACGAAATAGCTGATTTAGTAAGAACAGCTAAAGAGGCAGATGCAGCTAGAGCATTAACTGCAGAAAAAGAGGCTGCAAAAGGAAAAGTA
This sequence is a window from Enterococcus wangshanyuanii. Protein-coding genes within it:
- a CDS encoding glycoside hydrolase family 1 protein encodes the protein MTKNEFLWGGSIAAHQCEGAWDQDGKGIGIMDLVTQGTYEKPREICKTIDPDKLYPSHEGIDFYHRYKEDIALLAEMGFKALRISIDWSRIYPKGDEAEPNQLGIQFYQNVVDELLKHDIEPIVTLYHFEMPVHLVREYGSWVNPKVVEFYLNYCQTMFEALKGKVRYWVTFNEMNHIDPQTEASDIFTYIIAGLKYTEMENKKQTLATISYNMTLASVKAVKIARTIDPENQVGCVFGLTPAYPLNCDPQNVMNSFKETDREFYQIDAMCMGKFPEYKLKEYQVQGIELIVSEEDASAFAEGKLDFIGLNYYSSSVAHYEGDDENEETLFGGTQNPYLQQSKWGWAIDPTGLRYLLNYIYRRYGLPIIITENGLGAVDQLEADGTIQDDYRIEYVQKHLEQMEKAIVEDYVDCFGYLMWGPIDLVSATTGEMKKRYGFIYVDKNDDQTGSLARIKKKSFTWYQELIKAKSTF
- a CDS encoding tyrosine-type recombinase/integrase, giving the protein MAKRGENIYKRKDGRWEGRYIKERKVDGKIRYGYIYSRKYVDVKKKLMLIKAETLKSDILQITYDGTLGDWLKFWLETIVKPRVKLSTYNGYKSKVQLHILPKLGTILLRELLPADIDQWLLQLNTQLSSSSVHAVHRVLKNALTQALKQEIISKNPTLMIELPKLEKQRVKAFSKQQQKMIKAAIVKEERYLPILIALETGMRIGEISALQWTDINFSEKTIHIQRTLQRLQIGVGKTALVEGTPKTFQSERILPLSNQLKEYLIEVKKTSHSPYVVGIKDSCTEPRTITYRFKKLQEELQITPLPFHSLRHTFATRCLELGVNIATISSILGHTSTKMTLDVYTSSFMQDERKAMEKIAAI